A window of Clostridium botulinum BKT015925 contains these coding sequences:
- a CDS encoding aldose 1-epimerase family protein: MINIINNEFLSVAVKTHGAELCSVKSLKSNKEYIWQADEKYWNKHAPILFPIIGFVKNNEYEYNESTYTLSKHGFARDLDFELVEKKQDKLVYILKYNEDTLKKYPFKFELYVIYTLEENKLNVVYEVRNKDNKEMYFSIGGHPAFNCNMEDGNKYIEFEKEENLNTYIINMKNGLLEHNTSSILKNKKILPLNYDLFNQDTLVFKGIKSNHLFIMDSNVKENLKVTFKHFPYLTFWSPKAPFLCIEPWYGIPDFVDSNNKLKEKIGIEKLESEKIFNCNYTIEII; encoded by the coding sequence ATGATAAATATTATAAATAATGAATTTTTAAGTGTAGCCGTAAAAACTCATGGAGCAGAACTTTGTAGTGTAAAATCATTAAAAAGTAATAAAGAATATATATGGCAAGCAGATGAAAAGTATTGGAATAAGCATGCACCTATACTTTTTCCCATAATAGGATTTGTAAAAAATAATGAATATGAATACAATGAAAGCACTTATACTTTGAGTAAACATGGATTTGCTAGAGATTTAGATTTTGAATTAGTCGAAAAAAAACAAGATAAACTAGTATATATATTAAAGTATAATGAAGATACCTTAAAAAAATATCCATTTAAATTTGAGTTATATGTTATATATACTTTGGAAGAAAATAAATTAAATGTTGTTTATGAAGTAAGAAATAAAGATAATAAAGAAATGTATTTTTCTATAGGGGGACATCCTGCTTTTAATTGCAATATGGAAGATGGAAATAAATATATTGAATTTGAAAAAGAAGAAAATTTAAATACGTATATTATAAATATGAAAAATGGTCTTTTAGAACATAATACAAGTTCAATATTAAAAAATAAAAAAATATTACCGTTAAATTATGATTTATTTAATCAAGATACCCTAGTGTTTAAAGGTATTAAATCTAATCATTTATTTATCATGGATAGTAATGTAAAGGAAAATTTAAAAGTAACCTTTAAACATTTTCCATACCTCACTTTTTGGAGCCCTAAAGCACCTTTCCTTTGCATTGAACCATGGTATGGTATTCCTGATTTTGTAGATTCAAATAATAAATTAAAAGAAAAAATAGGTATAGAGAAATTAGAAAGTGAAAAAATATTTAATTGTAATTATACTATAGAAATAATTTAG
- the pfkB gene encoding 1-phosphofructokinase, whose translation MIGIITLNPSVDRRYMIDNFSSDFVHRCEDYSFTAGGKGLNVARVANQLKEKAICLGFLGGFSGKFIENKLNELDINNQFTWIEEETRTCLSLIAKDEDQVEVLEKGPTIGKEEIIRFKTEFKKLLDKVDLIVASGSLPKGIKKDFYNELIMLANEKSVKFILDASGETLVEGIKAKPYLIKPNREELETITKKKIETIDDIINASRELMNLGAKNVAVSLGSKGMLFVSKNDIYKVKVPKITAVNAVGSGDSTVAGFATGISRNYELIKTLKLANACGVSNTLEKETGVINEEKINDIMDSISIEKLF comes from the coding sequence ATGATAGGAATTATTACTTTAAATCCGTCTGTTGATAGAAGATATATGATAGATAATTTTAGTTCTGATTTTGTTCATAGATGTGAAGATTATTCTTTTACAGCTGGTGGAAAAGGACTAAATGTAGCTCGTGTAGCTAATCAATTAAAAGAAAAAGCCATATGTTTAGGATTTTTAGGTGGATTTTCTGGAAAGTTCATTGAAAATAAATTAAATGAATTAGATATAAATAATCAGTTTACTTGGATAGAGGAGGAAACTAGAACTTGTCTAAGTTTAATAGCAAAAGATGAAGATCAAGTTGAAGTATTAGAAAAGGGGCCCACTATAGGTAAAGAAGAAATAATTAGATTCAAAACAGAATTTAAAAAATTATTGGATAAAGTAGATTTAATTGTTGCATCAGGAAGTCTTCCTAAAGGTATAAAAAAAGATTTTTATAATGAATTAATAATGTTAGCTAATGAAAAAAGTGTAAAGTTTATTCTTGATGCTAGTGGGGAAACACTTGTTGAAGGTATAAAAGCTAAGCCATATCTTATAAAACCTAATAGAGAAGAACTTGAAACAATAACTAAAAAGAAAATAGAAACTATAGATGATATTATAAATGCTTCTAGAGAATTGATGAATTTGGGGGCTAAAAATGTAGCCGTATCATTAGGGTCAAAAGGAATGTTATTTGTATCAAAAAATGATATTTACAAAGTTAAAGTTCCTAAAATAACAGCAGTTAATGCGGTTGGTTCAGGGGATAGTACAGTAGCTGGATTTGCTACTGGAATCTCAAGAAATTATGAACTTATAAAAACTTTAAAACTTGCAAATGCCTGTGGAGTATCTAATACATTAGAAAAAGAAACAGGTGTGATTAATGAAGAAAAAATTAATGATATAATGGATAGCATTTCAATAGAAAAGTTATTCTAA
- a CDS encoding tagatose bisphosphate family class II aldolase — protein sequence MFIVSTKQMILDAQKGKYAIPAFNIHNLETIQVVVETANEMKSPVILAATPGTINFAKKDYLLSIIATAANNSEVPIAFHLDHHKDFNMIKEAIDLGCKSVMIDASDLPYEENIKKVQEVVKYAHKFDVSVEAELGNLVGQEDDLIVEDGKSQLTDPNMAKDFAERTGIDTLAVAIGTAHGVYKSEPKLDYERLKAIREVVDIPLVLHGASGVPAESVKKCIELGICKVNIATELKIPFSNAMKEYFKEHPEANDPRKYFMPAKAAMKKVVEDKIRMCNSFNRA from the coding sequence ATGTTTATTGTATCAACTAAGCAAATGATTTTAGATGCACAAAAAGGAAAATATGCAATACCAGCGTTCAATATACACAACCTAGAAACTATACAAGTTGTTGTTGAAACTGCTAATGAAATGAAATCACCAGTTATCTTAGCTGCTACACCTGGAACAATTAATTTTGCAAAAAAAGATTATTTATTAAGTATCATAGCCACAGCTGCAAATAATTCAGAGGTGCCAATAGCATTTCATTTAGATCACCATAAAGATTTTAATATGATAAAAGAAGCTATAGACTTAGGTTGTAAATCTGTTATGATAGATGCTTCAGATTTGCCTTATGAAGAAAATATAAAAAAAGTACAAGAAGTAGTGAAATATGCTCATAAGTTTGATGTATCAGTAGAAGCTGAACTTGGAAATTTAGTAGGACAAGAAGACGACTTAATTGTAGAAGATGGAAAGTCTCAATTAACAGATCCTAACATGGCAAAAGATTTTGCAGAAAGAACAGGAATAGATACTTTAGCAGTAGCAATTGGAACTGCACATGGTGTTTATAAGTCTGAACCAAAATTAGATTATGAAAGACTAAAAGCAATTAGAGAAGTTGTTGATATACCATTAGTTTTACATGGTGCAAGTGGAGTTCCTGCTGAAAGTGTTAAAAAGTGCATTGAACTTGGTATATGCAAAGTAAATATAGCTACAGAGCTAAAAATACCATTTTCAAATGCTATGAAAGAATATTTTAAAGAGCATCCAGAGGCTAATGATCCAAGAAAATACTTCATGCCAGCAAAAGCAGCTATGAAAAAAGTTGTAGAGGATAAAATACGCATGTGTAATAGCTTTAATAGAGCGTAG
- the nagA gene encoding N-acetylglucosamine-6-phosphate deacetylase, producing MRYVLKCKEIFLENKINKNSCILIEDGLIKDIQDDIKCESSIDLRDYILIPGLIDIHSHGAMGFDTMDASYEAINEISKYLAKGGVTSFLPTTITAPMEKIENAVKNVADVMKKGVEGAEILGTYLEGPYLTEEHNGAHPIELMRELNIDELKNILKVSKNTIKVVTMAPEKKGAKESIRFLKSQGVKVSLGHTNATYEETMDAFESGASIGVHTFNGMRGIHHREPGVVGAIMKHQDAVGELIADTIHVNPVVMEILYKVKGLDGICLISDCMRAGGLSDGKYMLGELEVTVRNGIARTDSGSLAGSTLKLINGVKNIMNATSIQFNKALQMATRTPAKALGMYDDIGSIKVGKKANLVALDKNYNVKMTIVNGKIVFKNID from the coding sequence ATGAGATATGTGCTCAAATGTAAGGAAATATTTTTAGAAAATAAGATAAACAAAAATTCTTGTATATTAATAGAAGACGGATTAATTAAAGATATACAAGATGATATTAAATGTGAATCGAGTATAGATTTAAGGGATTATATTCTAATACCTGGACTTATAGATATACATTCTCATGGAGCAATGGGATTTGATACAATGGATGCGTCATATGAAGCTATCAATGAAATATCTAAATATTTAGCTAAAGGTGGAGTAACATCTTTTCTTCCTACTACAATAACAGCACCTATGGAAAAAATAGAAAACGCTGTTAAAAATGTAGCGGATGTTATGAAAAAGGGAGTAGAAGGTGCTGAAATTTTAGGAACATATTTGGAGGGACCATATTTAACTGAAGAACATAATGGAGCTCATCCAATAGAATTAATGAGAGAGTTAAATATAGATGAATTAAAAAATATTTTAAAGGTTTCAAAAAATACAATAAAAGTTGTAACAATGGCTCCAGAGAAAAAAGGAGCTAAAGAAAGTATAAGATTTTTAAAAAGTCAAGGTGTAAAGGTTTCGCTAGGACATACTAATGCTACTTATGAAGAAACAATGGATGCATTTGAATCTGGAGCTTCAATTGGGGTTCATACTTTTAATGGGATGAGAGGAATTCATCATAGAGAACCAGGAGTTGTAGGAGCAATAATGAAGCATCAGGATGCTGTTGGAGAGTTAATTGCAGACACAATTCATGTAAATCCAGTTGTTATGGAGATATTATACAAAGTAAAAGGGCTTGATGGAATTTGTCTTATTAGTGATTGTATGAGAGCAGGAGGTTTATCTGATGGCAAATATATGCTAGGTGAACTTGAAGTAACAGTTCGTAATGGAATTGCAAGGACTGATTCCGGATCTTTAGCAGGAAGTACATTAAAGCTTATTAATGGAGTGAAAAATATTATGAATGCTACAAGTATTCAATTTAATAAAGCACTTCAAATGGCTACACGTACTCCAGCAAAAGCATTAGGAATGTATGATGATATAGGAAGTATTAAAGTAGGTAAAAAAGCTAATTTAGTAGCATTAGATAAAAATTATAATGTAAAGATGACAATAGTTAATGGGAAAATCGTATTTAAAAATATAGACTAA
- a CDS encoding SIS domain-containing protein yields MNNLLGYNEEYLKERNGYITAKEICNQPKLWKETYEIILNQKEKLKNFIDNFVKKPNAKVVITGAGSSAFVGNSVVSYLDSKEDVKIEAIATTDIVSHPQYYFKKDQPTLLISCARSGNSPESTAAVTLAEKLVDDIYHLVITCNPEGKLALHAKRNDENFLLLMPEESNDKGFAMTGSFSTMLLSCLLVFNIDELDVIGKQIEIISKQGEKVLSDNVDLMKKIVGEEFKRTVYLGAANSFGLAKESALKVLELTAGKIATLYDTPLGFRHGPKSIINDETLIVLFFSNDTYARAYEYDLLKEVHSQNGNHKVLAMSDYDDETIKNNCDYFININKEEQEYLDDSFLVFDYLLNAQMYAFINSMELGIGPDNPCPTGEVNRVVKGVIIHDYK; encoded by the coding sequence GTGAATAATTTATTAGGGTATAACGAGGAGTATTTAAAAGAAAGAAATGGTTATATAACAGCTAAAGAGATTTGTAATCAACCTAAACTATGGAAGGAAACTTATGAAATTATATTAAATCAGAAAGAAAAGTTAAAAAATTTCATAGATAATTTTGTAAAGAAACCAAATGCTAAAGTAGTTATTACAGGAGCAGGTAGTTCAGCGTTTGTAGGGAATAGTGTAGTCAGTTATTTAGATTCAAAAGAAGATGTAAAGATTGAAGCTATAGCTACAACAGATATAGTTTCACATCCACAATATTATTTTAAAAAAGATCAACCTACTTTACTGATTTCATGTGCACGTTCAGGAAATAGTCCAGAAAGTACAGCAGCTGTAACACTCGCAGAAAAACTTGTAGATGATATATATCATTTAGTTATTACATGTAATCCAGAAGGAAAACTTGCATTACATGCAAAAAGAAATGATGAGAATTTCTTATTATTAATGCCGGAAGAATCTAATGATAAAGGATTTGCTATGACAGGAAGTTTTAGTACTATGCTACTTTCTTGCCTGTTAGTTTTTAATATTGATGAATTAGATGTTATAGGAAAGCAAATTGAAATTATAAGTAAACAAGGAGAAAAAGTTTTAAGTGATAATGTAGATTTAATGAAAAAGATAGTTGGAGAAGAGTTCAAGAGAACTGTCTATCTTGGAGCTGCAAATTCATTTGGGCTTGCAAAGGAATCAGCACTAAAGGTTTTAGAACTTACAGCTGGAAAAATCGCTACTTTATATGATACACCACTTGGATTCAGACATGGTCCAAAATCAATTATCAATGATGAAACACTCATAGTACTATTTTTCTCAAATGATACTTATGCAAGAGCATATGAATATGACTTATTAAAAGAAGTACATTCTCAAAATGGAAACCATAAAGTACTTGCAATGTCAGATTATGATGATGAAACAATTAAGAATAATTGTGATTACTTTATAAATATAAATAAAGAAGAACAAGAGTATTTAGATGATAGTTTCTTAGTTTTTGATTATTTACTAAATGCTCAAATGTATGCATTTATAAATTCTATGGAACTTGGAATTGGACCAGATAATCCATGTCCAACAGGTGAAGTAAATAGGGTTGTTAAAGGTGTAATTATTCATGATTATAAATAG
- a CDS encoding GntR family transcriptional regulator, with translation MLGINKKSCVPLYYQLMNIILEKIELGVLQEHDRLPSERELCEKYDISRSTVRQTMQELENNGYVYREHGKGTFVSSQAVKQDLLKFYSFTEEMKKIGKVPKSNVIDFDIIKATENLVEKLKCSINDEIYKIVRLRLADENPMMYETTYLPLKRFPELTKEQLEYNSMYDVFKKKYNVHFTKAEETFRPVHMRNHEAKLLKADVKIPSMMIERYTFEQSTIIEYTVGIARGDRFEYRVVLEK, from the coding sequence ATGTTAGGAATAAATAAAAAAAGCTGTGTACCATTGTATTATCAGCTAATGAATATAATACTTGAAAAAATTGAACTTGGAGTTTTACAAGAGCATGATAGGCTTCCTTCAGAAAGGGAATTATGTGAAAAATATGATATTAGTCGTTCAACAGTAAGACAAACCATGCAGGAACTCGAAAATAATGGATATGTTTATAGAGAACATGGGAAAGGCACTTTCGTTTCTTCACAAGCAGTAAAACAAGATTTGCTTAAATTTTATAGTTTTACTGAGGAAATGAAGAAAATAGGAAAGGTACCAAAGTCTAATGTTATAGATTTCGATATTATAAAAGCTACTGAAAATCTTGTTGAAAAGTTAAAATGTAGTATTAATGATGAGATATACAAAATAGTAAGGTTAAGACTTGCTGATGAAAATCCTATGATGTATGAAACAACGTATCTTCCTTTAAAAAGATTTCCAGAGCTTACAAAGGAACAGCTAGAATATAATTCTATGTATGATGTTTTTAAGAAAAAATATAATGTTCATTTTACAAAGGCAGAGGAAACGTTTAGACCAGTCCATATGAGAAATCATGAAGCCAAGTTGCTAAAAGCTGATGTGAAAATTCCAAGTATGATGATTGAAAGATATACATTTGAACAAAGTACTATTATTGAATACACTGTAGGTATTGCAAGAGGAGATAGATTTGAATACCGAGTAGTACTAGAAAAATAA
- a CDS encoding DUF202 domain-containing protein, giving the protein MIPLIKDKEKKVFNFKKDELILRDLLATDRTILANERTFLSYLRTFLSLLIAGCTLIKIPKSMLLHVTGYILIIIGTVIGIHGIKTFIKIDRNLKNIKYISDEYEIK; this is encoded by the coding sequence GTGATCCCTTTGATTAAAGATAAAGAAAAGAAAGTTTTTAATTTTAAAAAAGATGAATTAATCCTTAGAGATCTTTTAGCAACAGATAGGACTATTCTCGCTAACGAAAGAACTTTTTTATCCTATTTGAGAACATTTTTAAGCCTACTTATCGCTGGATGTACTTTAATTAAAATCCCTAAAAGTATGCTTCTTCATGTTACAGGATATATATTAATTATTATAGGAACTGTTATAGGTATCCATGGCATAAAAACATTTATTAAAATAGATCGTAATTTAAAAAATATAAAATACATATCTGATGAATACGAAATAAAATAA
- a CDS encoding anaerobic sulfatase maturase yields the protein MKSLSMLIKPSSSNCNLRCTYCFYYDICTHRNVKSFGMMKVSLLETIVKKAFDEAEVSCTFAFQGGEPTLVGIEFFKSLITFVKKYNKNNINVFYAIQTNGTTINEDWANFFKEHNFLVGVSLDGTKEIHDQYRLDDYGKGSFNKIMTNINLLNKYNVQYNILSVVHKNTSRHISKIYKFFKKQDFRYLQFIPCLDPINDSRENYPYSLNAKDYEIFLNKLFDLWFDDFIKGRFISIRYFDDLLSILLGNNPGSCCMNGFCSCEFIIEADGSVYPCDFYVFDKYKLGLIEENSFTELFNSKITEDFIKSSCNHSSECDNCKWYPLCRSGCRRNKEPNFPNNINDNIFCSSFKGFFEKNIDRLTYAAKLIMKNNSKL from the coding sequence ATGAAATCATTATCTATGCTAATAAAACCCTCATCTAGTAATTGTAATTTAAGATGTACATACTGCTTTTACTATGATATATGCACTCATAGAAATGTTAAATCTTTCGGAATGATGAAAGTTTCTTTACTAGAAACAATAGTAAAAAAAGCCTTTGATGAAGCTGAAGTTAGTTGTACCTTTGCATTTCAAGGAGGGGAACCAACACTTGTTGGAATTGAATTTTTTAAATCTCTAATTACATTCGTTAAAAAATATAATAAAAATAATATAAACGTATTTTACGCTATTCAAACAAATGGAACTACCATTAACGAAGATTGGGCTAATTTTTTTAAGGAACATAATTTTCTTGTTGGGGTTTCCTTAGATGGCACAAAAGAAATTCATGACCAATATAGATTAGATGATTATGGTAAGGGTTCATTTAATAAAATCATGACTAACATAAACCTACTAAATAAATATAATGTTCAATATAATATACTTAGTGTCGTTCATAAAAATACTTCAAGACATATATCTAAAATATATAAATTCTTTAAAAAACAAGATTTTAGATATCTACAATTTATACCTTGTCTTGATCCAATAAATGATTCTCGTGAAAATTATCCTTATTCTCTTAATGCTAAAGATTATGAGATATTCTTAAATAAATTATTTGATTTATGGTTTGATGATTTTATAAAAGGTAGATTTATAAGTATACGATATTTTGATGATCTTTTATCAATTCTTTTAGGTAATAATCCTGGTTCTTGTTGTATGAATGGATTTTGCTCTTGCGAATTTATAATAGAAGCTGATGGTAGCGTATACCCTTGTGATTTTTATGTATTCGATAAATATAAACTAGGCCTTATTGAAGAAAATAGCTTTACGGAACTATTTAATTCTAAAATAACTGAAGATTTTATAAAATCTTCTTGTAATCATAGTTCAGAATGTGATAACTGTAAATGGTATCCTCTTTGCAGAAGTGGTTGTCGACGAAATAAAGAACCTAATTTTCCAAATAACATTAATGACAATATATTTTGCTCTTCATTTAAAGGATTCTTTGAAAAAAATATAGACAGACTAACTTACGCTGCAAAACTAATAATGAAAAATAACTCTAAATTATAA
- a CDS encoding IS1182-like element ISCbo5 family transposase (programmed frameshift), with protein sequence MLTNNERKQNQLELVYIENLVPENHILRKIDKFIDFSFIRDLTKDLYCPDNGRPSVDPVVLFKMLFIGYLFGIRSERQLVKEIQVNVAYRWFLGYGLTDKIPSHSTISQNRTKRFNDTNIHQEIFDNIVFQAINRNLVDGKILYTDSTHLKANANKHKLIKKEITKSTKEYFDELEKDINKDRINHNKKPLKKDLKTSETKEIKVSTTDPDSGYMVRDGKPKGFFYLDHRTVDGKYNIITDVHVTPGNINDVDPYVKRIETQIKKFNFNTKYLVADAGYSTNPICKQVSEKNYQGVFGFRLGPHVKEKYTKYRFQYIKELDGYVCMNNFFLKYKTTTRSGYKEYVSNADECASCKYKNNCLTSDKSINRTIRRHVWEDYKDQIFAFTKTEKGKSIYKKRKEKIERSFADSKELHGLRYCRMRGIKNVSEQCLLTAAVQNMKKIAMVLSHYFSYDLIEIYTKSLHKTSNFLMLSHKRYLTKVKASNYMEAF encoded by the exons ATGCTTACTAATAATGAGAGAAAACAAAATCAATTAGAACTGGTTTATATAGAAAACTTAGTACCAGAAAATCATATACTTAGAAAAATAGATAAATTCATAGACTTTTCGTTTATACGAGATTTAACTAAGGATTTATATTGTCCTGACAATGGTAGACCATCAGTAGATCCAGTTGTGTTATTTAAAATGCTTTTTATTGGATACCTATTCGGTATACGCTCTGAGCGTCAGCTCGTAAAGGAAATACAAGTAAATGTAGCTTATAGGTGGTTCTTAGGATATGGACTTACTGATAAAATACCAAGCCATTCTACCATAAGTCAAAATAGAACAAAGAGATTCAATGATACAAATATACATCAAGAAATATTTGATAACATTGTATTTCAAGCGATTAATAGAAATTTAGTCGATGGCAAAATTTTATACACTGATTCTACCCATCTAAAAGCTAACGCTAATAAACATAAACTTATAAAAAAAGAAATAACTAAATCTACAAAGGAATACTTTGATGAATTAGAAAAAGATATTAATAAAGATAGAATTAATCATAATAAAAAGCCTCTAAAAAAAGACCTAAAAACATCTGAAACCAAAGAAATAAAAGTAAGTACAACTGATCCAGACAGTGGATATATGGTTAGGGACGGAAAACCAAAAGGTTTTTTTTATTTAGATCATAGAACTGTTGACGGAAAATATAATATTATAACTGATGTTCATGTAACTCCAGGTAATATTAATGATGTAGATCCTTATGTTAAAAGAATAGAGACGCAAATAAAAAAGTTTAATTTTAATACAAAGTATTTAGTAGCTGATGCTGGTTATTCTACAAATCCTATTTGTAAGCAAGTTTCAGAAAAAAATTATCAAGGTGTTTTTGGTTTCCGTTTAGGACCTCATGTTAAAGAAAAGTATACTAAATATAGATTTCAATATATTAAAGAATTAGATGGATATGTATGTATGAATAACTTCTTTTTAAAATACAAAACCACTACAAGAAGCGGATATAAAGAATATGTTAGTAATGCGGATGAATGTGCTTCATGCAAATATAAAAATAATTGCTTAACATCTGATAAATCAATTAACAGAACTATACGTCGTCATGTTTGGGAAGATTATAAGGATCAAATTTTTGCATTTACTAAAACTGAAAAAGGTAAAAGTATTTATAAAAAACGTAAAGAAAAAATTGAGCGTAGCTTTGCTGATTCAAAAGAATTACATGGGCTGCGCTATTGTCGCATGCGAGGAATTAAAAATGTTTCCGAGCAATGCTTACTTACAGCAGCAGTTCAGAATATGAAAAAGATAGCCATGGTGCTATCGCACTATTTTTCGTATGATTTAATTGAAATTTATACCAAATCATTACACAAAACTAGCAACTTTTTA ATGCTATCGCATAAAAGATATTTGACGAAAGTAAAAGCCTCCAATTACATGGAGGCTTTTTGA
- a CDS encoding N-acetylglucosamine kinase, protein MYYLGIDGGGTKTAFVLINEEGKIIGEIEKSTCHHMQVGFDGFKNIIQQGVEEICNIVNINNTDIKYTFLGIPGYGEVYKDDMDIEEILKAIFKQNKFTVGNDVVAGWAGSLACREGINLVAGTGSIAYGVNEKNESARSGGWGYFCGDEGSAYWIAKKGIEIFTKEADGRLEKGQIYNVFKEELNLKRDFDLISLIHEDYKLARTKIAKLALLVARAAELGDKKALDIYKEAANEFYLMIKAVIGKLEYNNTIVISYSGGVFKAGDSVLIPLKQKLKDFNCDIRRPLLAPVVGSALYAYKLEGNEITDEIVENLKKI, encoded by the coding sequence ATGTATTATTTAGGAATTGATGGAGGCGGTACAAAAACTGCATTCGTTTTAATTAATGAGGAAGGTAAGATAATAGGGGAAATAGAGAAGAGTACATGCCATCATATGCAAGTAGGATTCGATGGATTTAAAAATATTATACAACAAGGTGTTGAAGAAATTTGCAATATAGTTAATATAAATAATACAGATATAAAATATACATTTCTAGGCATCCCAGGATATGGTGAAGTATATAAGGATGATATGGATATAGAAGAAATTCTTAAGGCGATTTTTAAGCAAAATAAATTTACTGTAGGAAATGATGTTGTAGCTGGATGGGCAGGTAGTCTTGCTTGTAGAGAAGGAATTAACCTTGTAGCAGGAACTGGTAGTATAGCTTATGGAGTGAATGAGAAAAACGAATCAGCTAGATCCGGTGGATGGGGTTATTTCTGTGGAGATGAAGGATCTGCTTATTGGATAGCTAAAAAAGGAATTGAGATATTCACAAAAGAAGCAGATGGTAGATTAGAAAAGGGACAAATTTATAATGTGTTTAAAGAAGAATTAAATTTAAAAAGAGATTTTGATTTAATTTCTCTTATACATGAAGATTATAAACTTGCTAGAACTAAAATTGCAAAATTAGCTTTATTAGTTGCAAGGGCGGCTGAACTTGGAGATAAAAAAGCACTTGATATTTATAAAGAAGCAGCAAATGAATTTTATTTAATGATAAAAGCTGTTATAGGAAAATTAGAGTATAACAATACCATAGTAATTTCATATAGTGGTGGTGTTTTCAAGGCAGGAGACAGTGTTTTAATTCCCCTAAAACAAAAATTAAAAGATTTTAATTGTGACATAAGGCGTCCTCTTTTAGCTCCTGTTGTTGGATCTGCTCTTTATGCATATAAATTAGAAGGAAATGAAATTACAGATGAAATAGTAGAAAATCTTAAGAAGATTTGA